ATGCGGCCGAGAAGGCCGCCGACCTCACCCAACAACTGTTGGCCTATTCTGGTAAGGGGCAGTTTACATTTCAGCCGCTCCGACTAGATACCATTATTCGTGAAAACCAACATTTGCTGGAAGTGATTATCCCGCACAACGTGCGCCTGGAAGCGGCATTGAGCGATGATTTGCCGCTCATTGAAGCCGACCCCGGACAAATTCAGCAAGTGGTCATGAACCTGATCCTTAACGCTGCCGAAGCAATGGAAGGTCGCCCCGGCGTTATCCACTTGCGCGCCGCGGCCCAAACCATCCGCCAGGAGGATACAGGCTACTGGCAGCAAACCAAACAGCAGCTAAAACCGGGCGATTATGTGTTGTTGCAGATCAGCGACAATGGCTGTGGCATGAGTCCTGAAACCCTGGACCGGATATTTGATCCGTTTTTTACGACCAAATTTACCGGCCGCGGCCTGGGGTTGGCGGCCGTTTTGGGCATTATGCGTGGACACAAAGGTGGCCTATGCGTCACCAGCCAGCCGGAACAAGGCACGACGTTTGATCTACTGTTTCCGGTGGCCCAGGTTTCCGCTGCCGCTGCCCCAGATGGGTCGCTGACGCAGTTAGCAGCTACGGCCGTTATCCTGGTCATAGACGACGACGCCTCGGTGCGCGAAGCCATCCACGACATCCTGGACATGCAAGCCATACACGTTCTGTTAGCCGACAACGGCCGTGCCGGAATCCAACTGTATCAACAACATGCCCACGCCATAGACCTGGTCATGTTGGATTGGTTCATGCCCGATATGAACGGGGCAGAAACCTTACAAATTCTGCAACAAATCAACCCCCATGTGCGTGTCCTCATGTCTTCCGGTTACAGTGAATCAGAAACCATTGAACAGCTAAAGAACCCCGGTGCGGTCGGCTTCCTACAAAAACCCTATACCCTCCCCCAACTTCTCAAGGAAATCAACCGCCACCTGACCTGAAATGCCCGGCTTGTTCCGTTTCATAGACGACAGTGATCAATCGCCAATCGTCATGCGTCATTGCCGCCTAGAATTGCGGCAACTGCCAATTGCCCAAGTCATTGACAAGCCTTCTCGCCTTTGATACCATTCCGCCCAGTTCTGTGGATAGTCCACCTTCTTCTGTGGGAAACTGCCGCAGCATGTGGATAAACCGCAAATGCGCTTGACAATCGAATAACCAAATCACCTATACTTCTTATCCAGAGAGGCAGAGGGACCGGCCCGATGAAGCCTCGGCAACCTACGCGCTGCAAACGATTTGCAGCCGGTAATGGTGCCAATTCCGGCAGATGTGATTCCCCGTGGGGGAATCTTCTGGAAGATGAGAGTTAGCGTTACGCTTGCGACGCCTCTTTTTATCTTCCAAAAGAGGCGTTTTTGTTTGCCCGGAACAAACTTGCGATCAATCGTCAATCCGAAATCCGAAATCCAAAATTGGAGTAACCCCATGACCCTTGTAATGAAATTCGGCGGAACCTCGGTCGGCAGCGCCCAGGCCATGCGCGAAACGGCCGTTCTTATCCTCAACGCCCACAAAGAGTGGGGCCAGGTCGTCGTGGTGGCCTCGGCTATGGGCAGCAAGCCGGTTAAAGTGACCGACCTGCTGTTAAACGGCGCGTATACCGCCCTCGCCGGTGATACCGAAACGTACCAGACTGCGGCCCATACCCTGCGCCAGGTCCATTACGAAGCCATAGATGGTTTGCTGGCCCCTGAAGGCGAACGGCAAAAAGTGCTGGCCGAAAACAACAAATTCATCGAACGCTATACCGCCTTATGCCAGGCGGTGCTGGCCCTGGGCGAACTGACGCCTCGCGCCCTGGACGCCATCGGCGGCATGGGTGAGCAGATGAGTGTGCGCATTTTGGCCGCCTATCTGCGCCAGATCGGCCACCCGGCTGCGGCCATAGACGCCACCGAACTGATCGTCACCGACGACAACTTTCAGGCGGCCACGCCCCTGCCAGATTTGACCGATGAGAAGACGCGAGAACGGTTACGGCCGTTACTCACCCAGGGCATCATCCCCATCGTCACCGGCTTCATCGCCGCCAACCAGGCCGGCGTCACCACCACCCTCGGCCGTGGCGGCTCAGACTTCAGCGCCGCCCTGCTGGGCCAATCTTTGCACGCTGACGAAGTGTGGATTTGGACCGACGTGGATGGGGTGATGACTGCCGATCCACGCCTGGTTAAATCCGCCCGCTCTATCCCCACCCTCAGCTACCGCGAAGTGTCCGAACTGGCTTTTTTTGGCGCCAAAGTGCTGCACCCCAAAACCATGCGCCCCTGCATCGAAAACAACATCCCGCTGCGCATCAAAAACACCTTCAACCCCACCCATCCCGGGACCGTCATCGTGCCCGACACGGCCAACGGCAACGGCGGTGTGAAAGCGGTGACGGCCATAGACAACCTCAGCCTGATCACCGTGGAAGGCAAAGGCATGATAGGCGTACCGGGCATTGCCGCCCGCACCTTTGGCGCGGTTGCCAGAGCGCAGGTCAGCGTGCTGCTCATCAGCCAGGCTTCCTCGGAGCAGTCCATTTGCTTCGCCACGCCCGACGACCTGGCCGAAACAGTGATCGGCAGCCTGAACGCCGAATTTGACGATGAAATTCAGCGTCGGGACATTGACCGCATTTGGGGCCAACACACTGTCTCTATTGTAACCGTGGTGGGGGCCGGGATGCGCGGCACGCCGGGCATTGCCGGGCGCGTTTTCACGGCGTTGGGGCAGCACGCCGTCAACATCATCGCCATCGCCCAGGGTTCTTCGGAATGCAGTATTAGTCTGGTGGTGGATGGGCAGGATGCAGCCGCGGCCGTGCGCTATATCCACGACCTGATCGTAGCCTGAATGAAGAGCTGACAGGTTGCCGGCATGAGTTTGTGTAATTGATGACAATCAGGTAAAACACCGCCCGCTGATTGGCTGATCAGCGGGTGTTTTTATGATTGATTCTGGGAGTGCAGGCGATGGACAGGAACGCCCGCCGGCCCATTTTGCAGGGTAATTGGATGAGCAAAACGTTGTGTGAATTGGATAAGCTGCTAAAAAAAGAGTTTGCCGCTTACGCGGCGTTGGTGGACAGGCCCAATGTTGTCTGCCAGAAATGTGGGCGGGCGGCCAACGACAAAAAGAACGTGTGTGAACCGAGGAAAATTAAGCGGGAAGGGTAATATGGATCGAAAAACAGGTACGGCCGTTGGGGCCGTTCTCGCCACACTCATCGGCGGCCGGCTGCTGCAAAAACGGCTGAACAAACCGCCAGAAACAGTCTTGCCCGGCGGCTACGCCCTGATCACCGGTGCGTCCAGCGGTATTGGCGCGGCCTTTGCCCGGCGGTTGGCCCAGGCAGGCTATAACCTGGTCCTGGTGGCCCGCCGCGAAGCAAAATTGGCTGCCCTGGCCGACGAACTGATACGCGACTACGCTATCGCCGCCGAAGTATTGGCGGCCGATTTGTCCCAGATGGCCGATGTGGCCCGCGTGGAGCAGCACATCGCCAACCTCGACCTCGCCTTCCTGGTGAACAACGCCGGGTTTGGCACCAATCGTGGCTCGCTGCTGGCGTCCGACCTGGATGAGCAGATGAATATGCTGAACCTGCACGTCCAGGCGACCATGCGCCTGTGCCGCGCCGCCCTGCCCGGCATGACAGCGCACGGCCGTGGCGCCATCATCAACGTTTCCTCCATCGCCGCCTTTTTCCCTTCGCCGGGCGACACCAACTATGCCGCGTCCAAAGCGTACATGAACACCTTCTCGCAGGCGCTCCAGGCGGAAGTGGCCGGGCAGGGCATCCGCGTGCAGGCGTTGTGCCCCGGCTTCACCCACACCGAATTTCACGATACCTCGGCTATGACCGGCTTCCAAAAAAGCCGCGTCCCAGCCAGGATGTGGATGACGGCCGAACAGGTAGTAGACGAATCGCTGCGCTGCCTGGGACGCCACCAGGTTATCTGCGTGCCCGGCCGGACCAATCAACTGCTGGTTCTGGGGGCGCAAAATGGATTGGCCGGCGTGGTCTTGCGCGCCGCCCGCCGCCTGCGCCATCGCGGAAGATGAGCCGTAAGCCGTTGGCTATAAGCTGTAGCTCTTGACTATCAACTACCAACTACCAACTAAAGGAAACTTTATGAGCATCATCGAAGCGATTTTTTTGGGCATTTTACAAGGGGCGACGGAGTTTTTGCCCATTTCCAGTTCGGGGCATTTGGTGTTGATCCCGGTTATATTTGCGATAACACCGCCGGACCTGCCGTTGATTGGGTTGGTGCATTTGGGTACGCTGGTGGCGGTGTTGATCTATTTTCGGCGTGATTTGTGGCAGATTGTCACGGCCGTGCTGCGCGGCCTGGCCCAGCGCCAACCATTGGGCACAACCGAAGCGCGTTTGGGCTGGTTTATTGTGGCGGGCAGTGTCCCGGCGGCGCTGGCCGGCTTTTTGTTGGCAGACTTTTTTGACAGCGTGTTTGGGCAGCCGAACTGGGCAGCGTTTTTTTTGCTGGTAACGGCCGTTCTCCTTGTCATCGGTGAGCGCGTGATTTCCGGTAAAAAAACCTTCGCTACCATGACCTGGCTGGACGCCATCATTATCGGCCTGTTCCAGATGGTGGCGTTATTTCCCGGCGTTTCGCGCAGCGGCAGCACCATCGTTGGCGGGCTGCTGCGCGGGTTTGATCGGCCTACGGCGGCGCGTTACAGCTTTCTGCTTGGCGTGCCGGTCATCCTGGGCGCAGGGCTGCTGTCCTTGCTGGATATTGTGACGGCCGAGGTGATGGTGTATTCGACGGCCGTTTATCTGGCCGCTTTCCTGGCTGCCGCCATCTCCGGCTATGCCTGCATCGCCTTTTTGCTCAACTGGCTGCGCAGCCACAGCCTCTACATCTTCGCCGCCTACACTGCTCTGCTCGGCGGCGGCTACCTGCTCTTTTCCCTGTTGGGAGGATAGATACACGGATAAAAGGGATTGGACGGATTCTCACGGAGGATTTTAAATTTATCCGCGAAAATCCGTCCAATCCGTGTACCAATCTTTATCAAGAGGTAACGGCCGTTACCATTTCCGGGTAATCCTCCCGTTCAGCCATCAGCGGATCCAGGCCAAACAGCGTCAGCAGTTCGGTGATCAGCCCCGCCTTGCGCGCGGCGTCGGTGCGCGACCAGGTGCGCGACTTGATTTCCAGAAAATATCCCGGCAGCTGCGGCTGCGTCAGTTTGTCCAGGTTGATGGCAAAATCGGTCTCGCGGTAGACCACCCGCCAGCGCAGCCGGTCTTTGTTCACCGCCACCTGGCGCGCCGGGGCGAAGTATTCGCTGTAAAAACGCAAACTGCGGTCGGCGCTCGCCAGAAAGCGAGAGCGTGATAGCATGACCGAATTCTGAATTTCGGCCCGATGTTCCTCGCCGATCAGCGTCAGGCGCGAACGCACCTGGTACGTTTCGCCGTTGTCGCCCACAAATTCATCTTCGCGATAACGCAGCCGCGCCGCGTCCGGGTCGCCATCTTCGAAGATGAAATAGGTGTCATATTCGCGGTAGTGAGAACGCTTGGTAATTTCAAGCTGGTTGCCCGCCAGCACGCGCAGCACGTTTTTCTTGTCGCTGATCGGCACTTTCACCTGAATCTCAAAACTTTCTTGCCGCTCCACGCCGGCCAGCAGCACCAATTTGTTGTACGGGCTGGCTTCGCGCTCCAGCACAAAGGCGTCAATCGCCGCGGCTACCTGGGTGGCGGCGGCCAGGGCGGCCGGTTCGTCAATGGTTAACAGGGCGCGGCTGCGCATCAGCCAACGGCCGTTACACATCACATCCGCCACGTCCGAACTCTTGGCCGCGTAAATCAGACGCGAATACACCGCGTCGGCCTGGTTGTTGAACTGCGGCTGATTATGCACCCCGTCCATCTCCACGATGGCTAAATCGGCCCGTTTGCCCGCTTCCAGGCTGCCCGTTTTGTCGGCCATGTGCAGCGCCCGCGCCCCGCCGATGGTCGCCAATTCCAATGCCTGCCGCGCCGGTAACACTGTGGGGTCGTTGCTTTTGGTTTTTGCCAGCAGCGCCGCCAGACGTACTTCCTCGAACATATCCAGGTCATTGTTGCTGGCCGGGCCGTCGGTCCCTACGCCTACATTTAGTCCCATCGCGAGCATTTGCCCCACGGCGGCGATGCCGCTGGCGAGTTTCAGGTTGCTGGTGGGGCAGTGGGCCACGCCGGCGCCCGCTTCCTTCAGGGCGAACATTTCGCTTTCATCCAGATGGACGCAGTGGGCGGCCAATAGTTTGGTTTCCAGCAGGCCGTTTTTGCCGATCCAGTTGACCACCGGCATGTGGTTTTGTTCCAGTGAATTTTGCGCTTCCAGCGCGGTTTCGCTGACGTGCGTGTGCAGGGGCACGTCGTAGGCGCGGGCCAGGTCGGCGCAGGCGCGGTTCATTTCCGGCGTGCCGGTGTACCAGGCGTGGGGGGCGACGGCCGGTTGAATCAGGGTGTGGCCGTTCCATTTTTCGATGAAGCGGCGGCAGAGGACCAGGGCGTCTTCGTAGGTGGCGGCGTCGGGGGCGGGGAAGATGAGAACCGTCTGGCCCAAAAGAGCGCGCATCCCGATGACGGCCGTTGCCGCGGCAATCTCATCCTCAAAATAATACATGTCGGCAAACGCGGTGATACCAGAGCGGATCATCTCGGCGCAGGCGATTTGTGTGCCCAGCCGCACAAATTCCGGCGTCACAAACTGGCGCTCCAGGGGCATCAGGTAGCCCAACCAGACATCCAGGCGTAAATCGTCGTTCAGGCCGCGCAGCAGGGTCATGGGGATGTGGGTGTGGGCGTTGACCAGGCCAGGCATGACGACTTTGCCCTGGCAGTTGATGGTTTCAGCGGCGCTGTAGGTTTGGCTGAGTACGGCAGTTGGCCCCACGGCCACAATCGAATCGCCGGCAATCGCCACCGCGCCATCAGCATAAATCGTATAAGCATCGTCCATCGTGACGACGACGCCACCGGTTAACAAAATATCCACTTGTTGGGACATGGGTTCCTTCCTTTGTGCGAGCGTTGGTTAGCGGGTAATATGCACCGGGATTATACCGATTCCTGTTATAACAGGTAAAATCAGCGCATGACCACAGACCTTACCTTTATCACCAACGAAAATAAGCAAAGCCTGAAAGATAGATTTAATGTCCTCATCAAAGATGCGCGTTTCTTCGCTGCAAGAAGCGGCCAATTCTTTGTACGAGTTCCTGATGAGCAATTGATTTTTTACTGGGGTGAATGGGGGAGGGAAACGGCCGTTTTTTGTTATACTCACAAAGAGTAACTACTAAGGCGCTCTGGAAAGTTTGTTGGTTGGTAGTTACCAAAGATCATAATCGGAAAAGTAGAAATGGATAACCGGATGACAAGCCTATGAGAATGGTTGACATTATTGCCCACAAACGAGACGGCCGTGCGCTGACCACCGCCGAAATCAACTGGTTTATTGACAAGTACACAGCCGGAGACATCCCCGATTACCAGGCGGCGGCCCTGTTGATGGCGATTTATCTGCGCGGCATGAGCCGCCGGGAAACAGTGGACCTGACCCTGGCTATGGCCGAATCCGGCGACAAGCTGGACCTGCACGATGTGGCCCCCTTTGTCATTGACAAACATTCCTCCGGCGGCGTCGGCGATAAAACGACGCTGGTGGTGCAGCCTATCGCCGCCGCCTGCGGCGTGCCGGTGGGCAAAATGAGCGGGCGCGGCCTCGGTTCCAGCGGCGGTACGCTGGACAAAATGGAATCAATCACCGGTTGGTCGTGCAGCATGAGTCTGGCGCAGTTCAAACGCCAACTGGCCGATATTGGCTTGGTGCTGGCCGGGCAAACGGCCATCCTGGCCCCGGCCGATGGCAAGCTCTACGCCCTACGCGACGTCACGGCCACCGTCGCCAGCGCGCCGCTGATCGCCGCTTCCATTATGTCCAAAAAGCTGGCCGCCGGCGCGGACGCGATGGTGCTGGACGTAAAAATGGGCAGCGGCGCGTTTATGACCACGCTGGATTCGGCGCGAGACCTGGCGCGGATCATGGTGGACATCGGCACAGACGCCGGCCGCCAAACCGTCGCCCTGATCTCCGACATGAACCAGCCGCTCGGCGCGGCCATTGGCAATGCCCTGGAGGTGAAAGAGGCCATCGAAACGCTGCAAGGCAACGGCCCGGCCAACTTCTGGGCGCATTGTCTGGATGTGGCCGCCCACATGCTGCTGCTGGCCGGCAAAGCGGACAATCTGGCAGGGGCCAAGGAGCTGGCGCGGTCGGTACGGGACGACGGCCGTGCCCTGCGTAAATTCCGCGCCATGGTAGCCGCCCAGGGGGGCGACGTGGCCCAGGTAGACGATCCGAGCCTGCTGCCACAGGCTAAATTTGTGGCGCCAATTTTGGCTCCTCGCGCCGGCTACATCGCGTCGTTTGATACGGCGGCCATTGGTTGGGCGGCGGTGCATTTGGGCGGCGGCCGTCTGGTGAAAACGGACAAGATCAACTATGCTGTCGGTTTTGTGCTGCCCTGCGCTGTAGGCGACAAGGTGGCCGAGGGCGACGTGTTGGGCATGGTTCACGCCGACGATAGGGCGAAATTAGAACAGGCGCGGCAGGAGGTGTTAACGGCCGTGTCCTGGTCCGACGAACCCGTAACCCGCCTGCCCCACATCTACGAAACCATCACCGCGTAGTTACTATCACTCTAGTACAGCTTTCCGTAAATTCGCATCATGTTTGTAGGGGCGACCCTTGTGGTCGCCCTCTGGGGCAGGCACAAGTCCAGCCCCTACAAACCTGGTCCTGATTTCTGGACAACTGTACTGGTACACCATATCGGGAGGCGCGTATGGATATGAAAATTGCGTTTGCGTTAGGCGGCGGCGGCGGACGGGGGGCGGCCCACATTGGCGTATTGCTGGAATTTGAGCGGTTGGGCCTTCGGCCGGCCCTGATTACCGGAACCAGCATTGGCGGCATGTTGGGCGCGTTATACGCTGCCGGTCTGGACGCCGCTGGTCTGGTGGACTTTTTCCGCCAGCTTCAGGTAGACAAGCTCTATGGCTTGCCTGGCAATTCCTTCTCTCTGACCAACAACAACAAACTGGAAAAGCTGCTGGAACAAACCATCGGCCGTTTGCACTTTAGCGATCTGCAAATTCCGTTGGCGGTGGCTGCCACCGACATTCGCCGCCACAAACTGGTGGTGCTGGATGAAGGCGACCTCATTTCGGCTGTTCTGGCAACGACAGCGCTGCCGATTGTGCTGCCGCCGGTGGAACGCAACGGCCTGATGCTTATTGACGGCGGCCTGATGAACAATGTGCCTTTCGATGTGGCTTATGCGCGCGGCGCAACCCACGTGGTGGCGGTAGACCTGACCAATGCCGCGCCGTACGGCATGAACAGCGAACACATTCCACAGTCCAGCGGCCGTTTCTCGCGTATTTTAAAGATCCCACAACTGTTTGGCACATGGCAGGTGCTAAACGCCGTCATGGACATCGTCACTGAGCAGTCGCTGCAAACGCGGTTGGCTCTGACAGAGCCGGATATACTCATCCAGCCGTTTGTGGATACCATCGGCATTTTGGATTTTCACCGGTTGGAAGATGGGATAGCGGCCGGGGTAACGGCCGTGCAAGAAATAGAAGCCCAACTGCAAATTCTGCTGCCACAGGCAGCCACATGAACACCCTGGGAGCGCAGGCGTCTCGCCTGCCAGGGGCGGGCGGGCGGGGAAGGCGGGGCCGCGCCCCATTTTTAAGGAAGGACGGACGGGACGTCCGCGCTCCCAGTTTCACAGGAGTTTTATGAACGTTTTAGGCATAGACATTGGTGGCAGCGGCATTAAAGGCGCGCTGGTAGATACCGAAAAAGGCAGCCTGATCACCGACCGCCTGCGCATTCCCACGCCGCAGCCCGCCAAACCCAAACCGACGATCCAGGCGGTACAGGCCATCGTGAAGCATTTTGATTACCAGGGACCCATCGGCGTCGGTTTTCCCGGTGTGGTGGTAGATGGCGTCACCCGCTCCGCCGCCAATCTGCACAGCGCCTGGATTGATTACCCGGCTGCCCGCAACATCGCCCTGGCGACCAAATGCGAGACCACCGTGCGCAACGACGCCGACGCGGCCGGTTACGCGGAAATGTATCATGGCGCAGGACGCGGTGTATCTGGCGTTGTGATGATTTTTACTCTGGGAACCGGCATTGGCAGCTGCATGTTTGTCAACGGTCACATTGTGCCTAATCTGGAACTGGGGCATCTCTTCTTGCGCAACCAGCAAAAGGATGCGGAATTTTTCGCCGCCGACCGCATCCGCGAAGAAAACAGCCTGACCTGGGAAGAGTGGGGCGGGCGGCTTAACGTCTATTTTCAACACATCGAGTTCCTTTTTTCGCCGAATCTGTTCATTATTGGCGGGGGTGTTAGCAAACAGCACAAGAATTTCCTGAAATATATCCAGGTGCGCGCCAAGATGGTTCCGGCTTTGCTGCGTAATGAGGCGGGCATTGTCGGTGCGGCGCTGGCGGCGCTGCCGTAAGCCGTAAGCCATAAACAGAACACGGAACACGGCTTACGCCACAGAAGGTGTACACGATCATGCTCAAGAACAAACCGGGACAACGA
This DNA window, taken from Candidatus Leptovillus gracilis, encodes the following:
- a CDS encoding aspartate kinase, whose protein sequence is MTLVMKFGGTSVGSAQAMRETAVLILNAHKEWGQVVVVASAMGSKPVKVTDLLLNGAYTALAGDTETYQTAAHTLRQVHYEAIDGLLAPEGERQKVLAENNKFIERYTALCQAVLALGELTPRALDAIGGMGEQMSVRILAAYLRQIGHPAAAIDATELIVTDDNFQAATPLPDLTDEKTRERLRPLLTQGIIPIVTGFIAANQAGVTTTLGRGGSDFSAALLGQSLHADEVWIWTDVDGVMTADPRLVKSARSIPTLSYREVSELAFFGAKVLHPKTMRPCIENNIPLRIKNTFNPTHPGTVIVPDTANGNGGVKAVTAIDNLSLITVEGKGMIGVPGIAARTFGAVARAQVSVLLISQASSEQSICFATPDDLAETVIGSLNAEFDDEIQRRDIDRIWGQHTVSIVTVVGAGMRGTPGIAGRVFTALGQHAVNIIAIAQGSSECSISLVVDGQDAAAAVRYIHDLIVA
- a CDS encoding SDR family oxidoreductase gives rise to the protein MDRKTGTAVGAVLATLIGGRLLQKRLNKPPETVLPGGYALITGASSGIGAAFARRLAQAGYNLVLVARREAKLAALADELIRDYAIAAEVLAADLSQMADVARVEQHIANLDLAFLVNNAGFGTNRGSLLASDLDEQMNMLNLHVQATMRLCRAALPGMTAHGRGAIINVSSIAAFFPSPGDTNYAASKAYMNTFSQALQAEVAGQGIRVQALCPGFTHTEFHDTSAMTGFQKSRVPARMWMTAEQVVDESLRCLGRHQVICVPGRTNQLLVLGAQNGLAGVVLRAARRLRHRGR
- a CDS encoding ROK family protein, whose amino-acid sequence is MNVLGIDIGGSGIKGALVDTEKGSLITDRLRIPTPQPAKPKPTIQAVQAIVKHFDYQGPIGVGFPGVVVDGVTRSAANLHSAWIDYPAARNIALATKCETTVRNDADAAGYAEMYHGAGRGVSGVVMIFTLGTGIGSCMFVNGHIVPNLELGHLFLRNQQKDAEFFAADRIREENSLTWEEWGGRLNVYFQHIEFLFSPNLFIIGGGVSKQHKNFLKYIQVRAKMVPALLRNEAGIVGAALAALP
- a CDS encoding thymidine phosphorylase, producing the protein MRMVDIIAHKRDGRALTTAEINWFIDKYTAGDIPDYQAAALLMAIYLRGMSRRETVDLTLAMAESGDKLDLHDVAPFVIDKHSSGGVGDKTTLVVQPIAAACGVPVGKMSGRGLGSSGGTLDKMESITGWSCSMSLAQFKRQLADIGLVLAGQTAILAPADGKLYALRDVTATVASAPLIAASIMSKKLAAGADAMVLDVKMGSGAFMTTLDSARDLARIMVDIGTDAGRQTVALISDMNQPLGAAIGNALEVKEAIETLQGNGPANFWAHCLDVAAHMLLLAGKADNLAGAKELARSVRDDGRALRKFRAMVAAQGGDVAQVDDPSLLPQAKFVAPILAPRAGYIASFDTAAIGWAAVHLGGGRLVKTDKINYAVGFVLPCAVGDKVAEGDVLGMVHADDRAKLEQARQEVLTAVSWSDEPVTRLPHIYETITA
- a CDS encoding patatin-like phospholipase family protein; translation: MDMKIAFALGGGGGRGAAHIGVLLEFERLGLRPALITGTSIGGMLGALYAAGLDAAGLVDFFRQLQVDKLYGLPGNSFSLTNNNKLEKLLEQTIGRLHFSDLQIPLAVAATDIRRHKLVVLDEGDLISAVLATTALPIVLPPVERNGLMLIDGGLMNNVPFDVAYARGATHVVAVDLTNAAPYGMNSEHIPQSSGRFSRILKIPQLFGTWQVLNAVMDIVTEQSLQTRLALTEPDILIQPFVDTIGILDFHRLEDGIAAGVTAVQEIEAQLQILLPQAAT
- a CDS encoding UDP-diphosphatase, whose product is MSIIEAIFLGILQGATEFLPISSSGHLVLIPVIFAITPPDLPLIGLVHLGTLVAVLIYFRRDLWQIVTAVLRGLAQRQPLGTTEARLGWFIVAGSVPAALAGFLLADFFDSVFGQPNWAAFFLLVTAVLLVIGERVISGKKTFATMTWLDAIIIGLFQMVALFPGVSRSGSTIVGGLLRGFDRPTAARYSFLLGVPVILGAGLLSLLDIVTAEVMVYSTAVYLAAFLAAAISGYACIAFLLNWLRSHSLYIFAAYTALLGGGYLLFSLLGG
- a CDS encoding amidohydrolase family protein encodes the protein MSQQVDILLTGGVVVTMDDAYTIYADGAVAIAGDSIVAVGPTAVLSQTYSAAETINCQGKVVMPGLVNAHTHIPMTLLRGLNDDLRLDVWLGYLMPLERQFVTPEFVRLGTQIACAEMIRSGITAFADMYYFEDEIAAATAVIGMRALLGQTVLIFPAPDAATYEDALVLCRRFIEKWNGHTLIQPAVAPHAWYTGTPEMNRACADLARAYDVPLHTHVSETALEAQNSLEQNHMPVVNWIGKNGLLETKLLAAHCVHLDESEMFALKEAGAGVAHCPTSNLKLASGIAAVGQMLAMGLNVGVGTDGPASNNDLDMFEEVRLAALLAKTKSNDPTVLPARQALELATIGGARALHMADKTGSLEAGKRADLAIVEMDGVHNQPQFNNQADAVYSRLIYAAKSSDVADVMCNGRWLMRSRALLTIDEPAALAAATQVAAAIDAFVLEREASPYNKLVLLAGVERQESFEIQVKVPISDKKNVLRVLAGNQLEITKRSHYREYDTYFIFEDGDPDAARLRYREDEFVGDNGETYQVRSRLTLIGEEHRAEIQNSVMLSRSRFLASADRSLRFYSEYFAPARQVAVNKDRLRWRVVYRETDFAINLDKLTQPQLPGYFLEIKSRTWSRTDAARKAGLITELLTLFGLDPLMAEREDYPEMVTAVTS